A stretch of Cheilinus undulatus linkage group 20, ASM1832078v1, whole genome shotgun sequence DNA encodes these proteins:
- the kcng3 gene encoding potassium voltage-gated channel subfamily G member 3, translating to MKFGKSICVLNVGGTRYAFTREVIRDFPLRRVSRLHACATEKEVLELCDDYDRDRNEFFFDRHAQAFVFIMLYVRSGKLRFVPGVCELSFYSEMLYWGLESAHLDSCCQKRLDDRMSEIGIDSLSEGDIRVSGDEPPSPAEPVQRTVLTRRARWLEMMRKAFEEPNSSLVAQLLASVSVIFVIVSMIMLCASTLPDWDTAKKTTVEEHRIVEAVCIGWFTAECIVRFLVARDKWDFLRHPLNIIDVIAITPYYVTMALARAGMPGAGLGVAGVFLRVLRMMRVFWLMKLARHFLGLQTLGLTLRRCYREMVMLMVFVCVAMAIYSALAQLLEHGLDLGAQNQDYASIPAAAWWVIISMTTVGYGDVYPVTIGGRVLGGMCVVSGIVLLALPITFIYHSFVQCYHELKLRSARYARSLSTEVLQ from the exons ATGAAGTTCGGGAAGAGCATCTGCGTGCTCAACGTAGGGGGGACCCGGTACGCCTTCACCCGTGAGGTGATCAGGGATTTCCCTCTCCGGCGCGTCAGCCGCCTTCATGCATGCGCAACCGAGAAAGAGGTCCTTGAACTGTGCGATGACTACGACCGGGACCGAAATGAGTTTTTCTTCGACCGTCACGCGCAGGCTTTTGTGTTCATCATGCTGTATGTGCGCTCGGGTAAACTCCGCTTTGTTCCTGGAGTGTGTGAGCTGTCCTTCTACTCAGAGATGCTCTACTGGGGACTGGAGAGCGCGCACTTGGACTCCTGCTGCCAGAAACGCCTGGATGACAGGATGTCCGAGATTGGAATAGACTCTCTGTCTGAGGGAGACATCAGAGTGTCAGGGGATGAACCTCCTAGCCCAGCAGAGCCGGTCCAACGGACAGTGCTCACGAGGCGTGCGAGATGGCTCGAGATGATGCGCAAAGCATTCGAGGAGCCAAACTCTTCACTTGTGGCGCAGCTGTTGGCTTCAGTGTCCGTGATCTTTGTGATCGTTTCTATGATCATGTTGTGCGCGAGCACCCTTCCGGACTGGGACACAGCGAAAAAAACTACTGTGGAGGAGCACAG GATAGTGGAGGCCGTGTGCATCGGCTGGTTCACAGCAGAGTGCATCGTGCGCTTCCTGGTGGCCAGAGACAAATGGGACTTCCTCCGCCACCCGCTGAACATCATAGATGTCATCGCCATCACCCCTTACTATGTCACCATGGCGCTGGCCCGGGCGGGAATGCCCGGCGCCGGCCTCGGGGTCGCAGGTGTGTTCTTACGGGTGCTGAGGATGATGCGGGTGTTCTGGCTCATGAAGCTGGCAAGGCACTTCTTGGGCCTGCAGACACTGGGGCTGACGCTCAGGCGCTGCTATAGAGAAATGGTGATGCTGATGGTGTTTGTGTGCGTCGCCATGGCGATATACAGCGCCTTGGCTCAGCTGCTGGAGCATGGTTTGGATTTAGGAGCACAGAACCAGGATTACGCCAGCATCCCTGCCGCGGCATGGTGGGTCATCATCTCTATGACAACAGTGGGATACGGGGATGTGTACCCAGTGACAATCGGAGGGCGGGTGCTTGGTGGGATGTGTGTAGTAAGCGGGATAGTTCTCCTGGCTCTGCCGATCACGTTCATATACCATAGTTTTGTGCAGTGCTACCATGAACTCAAACTCCGCTCAGCCAGGTATGCACGCAGCCTTTCCACAGAGGTACTgcagtga